GGTAATTTTGGCTAGCTGGAGCCCAAGGAGAATTAAAATTTACTgtctggcttaaaaaaaatgtatatataggTACATGCACACTTAAAACTGCTTAATACTGAGCAGATCTTGGAGGTGCTTGAGTGCACCAGTGGATGTAATGAGCAAATCCCCAGTGCTAGCTCTTTCTGTACCACAGTCAGCCTTCAGCTGGGGTGAGGCCCAGCactgtctttctctgcagaatcATCCTGGAATTAAGTAAGACTGGAAATAATGTATCACATCAGGAAGCTTATGACTGTGTCTGCCTTGTCTTCCTGACGTGACTTTCCCCATAGCTCCTCCTCTCTATTTGTTACAGCTTCGTGATACACAGGTggcccatttaaaaaaaaataaatgtgtgaatgagtgaaaaaatgcatttcaccaagacactgttttcagaaatcacaTCAAACTAAAATGTGGAAACTGTCTTAATATTCCCTGGTTTGCTTTGTCCATGTGTAGTAGTCCATCTGGTGCAAAAAGCAGTAATGTTAAAAATGGAGATGCTctttaggcagaaaaagaagaaaaatgctgatgtttTGTTCTTTGGCTTTATTAGTAAAGATCAAGTTGTGTGGTGGTAATTTGTGTACAGTTATTTTTTGGTGTTATacaccttcctttcctcctgcacTGTGGTGGTTGAGAGTTGTTCCCCTGTTGGGACTGCTGAGCTGCCTCCCGATTTCATAGTCCTGCAGGATAGAACGGAAATGCCAGAATACAGGCAAGTCTCTTTTTTAACCTTCACTTTTTACTACCATTGAAGGCCTCTTCACTGTCATTTCTCATGGGTGATTTTAGTCTGGATTGCTTAGTACCTGGGTGCAACATTTCTTTGCTCTCTGGTGAAATAGGTCCCGTTGAAGTTTGCAGCTACAGCTTTACTTAGGACTGCATGTTTTTAAGAACACATACATGAAATCTCTCTGTTCAGCTGACTAACATCTGCTTTCCAGCTTAAAGACAGGTTGAGGTTTTTCTCTAGCTAGGATTTAACAGAATTAAACTTCAAGTGCACTGCAGTataacagtatttctgtttcagaaagccACTTTATAGTCCTCCTTGCCATGGAGagcaactgctttttcttttgttctctatttAATAGCATTATTTCTGATCTGTAGGTAGAGGCCTGATCtgtacaaatttattttccttcctcttgaGGAAGTTGTAGCTAGGAATATTAGAGAAGCCCTCCACGCATGCATGTAGTAGTTCTCAACCACCAAAGTGCTGTTTTCAGACAGTATAAGAGTAAGGTAGGAGAGGACAGAGAGGTGGGAGGAAACCTTTCTGCTGTGCCTCAAGTAATAGCTACGCAGTGGTGTGCTGCCTGAGCCACATCGTGTCAGGGTGGTTTGACACAGCAGTCTGTTTCTCCTGGCAAAATTGTTCACTTTCTAtccatttgctttcatttgtttcacGTTGATTTACAGGCGCAGGAGCCCAGCCCGCACAGCAGAGCAGCCGCAGTTTGCATGCAGGGAGCATCAGTGACCTGTGTTCAGCCACTGCGTCTCCTCCACAGCTGTAAATCCACCTGTAAGCTATTAGATGAGCTAGGGCTAGGCAGCAGGAGGTAGAAAAACACATCGATCCCTGTGACTTTCCCTGCTACACAGAGCCAAAATAACAGAGGTGCAACCAAGGGGCTGCCTCCCTGTGCAGGGGCTGAGGGCTGCTTGTGCCTGTTTCTCTGCGTTCTCTGGAGCTGTCCCTTTTACCTTGCTGCACCCAGCAGCTTGGGACAGTGGCTGCCAGTTGCACCTCTCCTCTTTAACAGCACTATTATCTACTAGTTGCTTTGGAGAAATTGCCTTGTGCTGGCTTTTCCCTTGCATGCTGTCTCTAGTAGCTTGCCTCTCATCACATACAAACTGTAGGATCCCCTAAGGCGGCTACAGCCCCAGCTATAGGGTGTCAGAGGGAAGGGCTCTCACAGCCACAGGGCTGGCAAAGATCCTGGCCAGTTCTCTTACCCATTGAATTAGCAGCGATGTGTTTTAGCTAGATAAAGCAAAACTGTTAGATAATCCACTATCTGGCAAGGTGTCTGCCAAAACACGGCTGCTTGTGTGTACGCATGTAAAACTGAGCCATCTGTTTACTTGATGTaagcagggaagaaagagcAATACCTTCTTTGCTCCTTTGCATACCACATAGGCTGGAGAGTTTGTTGGAAAAAATGTAGTCccagctgtttgttttcacagcagtgtAAACTGTCATAGggcttaaaagaaagaaaagagcaaaacaccACCCACACAACAAAAAAGCTTGTCATGTTACCGTTTCCTGACGTGATAATGAAGCAGGAACAGCTGCAAGGCAGTGGCTGGTGGGAGCCCAAACAGAAATGGCAGGGTTGGTGCCATCCTTGTCAAACCAGGTCCTATTTGCAGCACAACTGATTAGTCAGCTTGCTAATTACTGGGCCACAAGGAAGCGGCTGCGTTGTGTTGTAGGTGAAGTTTGCCTTTCTTCTATCAGCGACGAGGTGCTCGGTCACACCAGGAAGGAGGAGGTTGAGAGGAGAGACAAGAATGCATGCATGGGTACACACAAATAATCAAAGGTCAAGGAGCTTCAGTGGCCactcagctgctgctctgctagTGAAGAGTAAGTGACTCTCTAAAGCAGTGAGCTAGGTCTGTACAGCACTCACTGCATTTCACCTGCTCCACTTCACCAGTGATTCCTTATTTTGTCTCCGGACATTGACCAGCATAACAACTGCTCTCATATATGagtggttgtggtttttttgccACTTGCTTGTGCTGgtataaatcagaaaaataacagacaGTCCTTGAAGGGTGGAGATTCTTATCCAGCAGCTTAATAATTATTAAGCTTTTGGAGGGTCGTGGGAGGAGGATGTGAGCAGAGTGGAAGGCGAGTTGCTGCCTGAGAACATTTACACTGCTGCTAAGTCTTGCCTTGCTCCTCATCAGCCCTGAGGTGCTCTGGCCACAGCCAGCCCTTACCTTCAGCGCGAGCCTGAAGAAGTCTGACCGGCGTCACCAGAGGCTGAAGGGGGAGCTTCAGGCTGTCTGCTGAAAGAAGCACTCCTGGCTGGTTTTCTTCGGATGGGAGAAATGAGCTTGAGTGAGGCATCAGTCTCCTGTTGTGGAGATGTGCAGCACATACAAGAGGGAGAAAAACCTGAAGGAAAGTAATTCCCAAAACCACTCGGAGCAGCTGAAAGGCTGGTACCATGACCATGCAACCCAGCTGTtcctgtgcctgcagcactgccccTCTGCCATGCAAGGCAGGGCTGCAGTAGAGGACAGGCTTGGGATTGATTTTCTGCCCAAAGTGAGCCAGTGAGCACTTAATCTGCAGTGCATGGGCAGGCAGCGCCCTACCAGCTCCCTGGCACAGCCTGCATCCATCACGACAGGCGAGGGGAGGCACACAGTGCCTCCACACCCTCCTCGCCCTCCAGCTTGCCCCCCTAAACCACAGCGTAAGAAGGTTTCTTCTGCCAAAGAGCACGTTTCTAGAGCGTGGAGGAGCTTGTGTTTATCTGCCCCAAGTGTTACACTTAGCAGTCATTGGGCAGCTAATCCATTTAACataatccaaaacaaaactcaagGCGTTCGGGTATCTGTAGCCAAAGCCTGGCCCAAGTAATGACCTGAAAGATGCTCAAGAAATGAGCTCATCCCTCCACCAGGGGAGCAGACCCCCCATATAGATGTGTCCACCACAGAGCCCGTTTTTCCAGCCAAGCCAACTGATGAGGgacatggtttttttttttggcactgcTCCCTCTCTACCACAAGTAATTCTTATTCATGGCTCAGCatcactgtgctgctgctatATAATGATGGGGCTCTCACCGGTTATGGCCgtagaagattaaaaaaaaaataactgtgtgtGTACAGGTGATGCAGAGCACCAACCAGCAGCTGGAACCTGaaacaagacaaaaccaaaaatgaggCCAGGTCTGTGGCCATGAAACTCCCGAGGTCAGGGAGCTTTGCTGCATGAGTGAGGAGACGGCTGCCTCCCTGCTCGGAGCCTAAGAAACGGTGCAAATAGAAATGCGATGACTGTACCTGGAGGCACGAGCTGCACACAATGATCATGGCATCCTCACGAGTCTGTAAATACCTCTGCTTATTCCCTCCCTGCACAGTTCCTAAGGAGGAACaaaagcagagcccagccatTCATCCACAGGCTTTGCCGTGCTTTGCTGAGACAGGACCGATAATGAAACCTCAGGCAGAGGATGGGCACATGCCCTGCCCACCCCACAACACAGCCAGGGCTTCTTTTCCAGGCCCTGGGCATACAGGCAAGGTGCACCAAGAGTCACCAGCAATGCCTTCTCTTTTGAAGCTGCTTCACTGGAGACTTCCTTGTGGCAGACAGGGACTGACAACCCTCCCACCACAAAGGgttgcagcagcagaaacctCAAAGGTTTTCTTACCCGCAGTGACCACCTAGGCATGCTCCTCCCGATCACTGCCCCATCACAGACACGAGATGTTCTGAGGATGCACTACCAAAAAGCAGACCTCAAGAGGGCATCACTCATAGTTCCGGTTCTCCCCTGGCTGGGTCTAAGCACCTCCACTCTGCCCAAGTCCTCTTTAGGGCATTTAAATCCCTCGTATCAGGCACTACTGCAACAAACAGGAGGCTGATACCCACCGATAACCTGACCTCCACACAGGTGTCCCCAGCACGCCCCAGCCTGGGCTCCCAAGTGCCcacacagccctgggcaccaaACTGATGAAAGCCAGACAGACCACCACCTCCACAGACAATGAGCCACCAAACCCCCGCCCTGTGCCAGCGGGATAAACAGTagcagcaaacagaaatatCTGGCACGGAAATCCCTGTGGGTGAAGCAGTTCCCTGCCATGTGGAAGGTCACATTTGTGAAGAATTAGCCCTGCCTTCTCTCCTGCTTGCTACTCAAGAGATGATGCTTTTATATCTGCTCATTAATATAAAGAGCCTTAAAAATACACCTCAGGAAAGAGCAATGAAAATGGTTAGAGGTATTGCAACATCTAAACttatgtgaaaaacaaaataataataaccatttcaaaagaaaacctgCACAAATTTTAGGAGCAGTAGAAGCCTGAGAGTGTAGAAAGCCCAAGCTCTGCTCCATCCTCCAGCCCACCAACCCAGCTTTGCTAAGCATGCAATACACATACCTGAGCCACTTCACATTGTTGATATGACCCTACAAAAAGTTACAGGgcttctcccttctttctccttcaccatTTTTCAAcctaatatatataaaaagtaaGGGGGGGAGACGAGGAAACCTAAACACTTCCAAAGGCAAAGCAACGAGAGGAAAGGCATGTAAACAGTCTGCAAGTAATTCATAGGGATGCCCACACTGGTCCTGGCTCTCAAGAGAAGACCAAGCAATTCTGCTAGAAGAGGAGTGTGTATCTTCTAGCAGGTAGCATCATCCACCAGTGCTCGCAAATAGAACAACCAGGCTTCAGGAAAACTTCACCAGAAGTGGAACTTCAATGTACAGCATGAGAATTCACTATAAAAGGTTTCTACTCAACGTTATCAAGAAAACATCTGTTCTCAGagatatatttaataataaactACTTAATATCTGCTAACATCACAAGCCTATTGTCATTCtactgacagaaaatgaaatgttggatttaaaatatatatatagtgtctACACAAACCTAGTGACATACATAGctttatattttcaagaaaaatttagaaaatatatatagttatgGCATGCATAACCATGTGATGGACCTTACATACAAAATGTATCTTTTCCTATCTTTAAGTGTCCACTGAGCTTATACTGCAGATGCAGAAGTGAATGCTTTGTCCCTTATGATGCAGAAAGGGAAAGCATTTTACTATCAAAACATAtctgaaaagtatttctgcaTTGCCTCAGGTTCAACGCGAGGGTGAGCAGAGGAGGTTCTCCAGCCTGCAATATAGCAGGGATGAGACAAGGTGACCCCAAGAGCTCTCTGAGCAGCACTGCAATAGAAGAGGGGAATTCACAACTCTGCCCATTCCTTCTCGTCCTCCCATGCACAATGAAGTTCATGCAGAAAACCCTGATATTAGTTAAGAAAATCAAAGCATTCACTTGTCAGGCAGTTGTCTCCAGGTCTTCATGTTTACATGAAAAATTGGTATTTGACATGAGAAGCCATTTCCATGTTTCATAACTTCAAATGAAAAGAGCCAAGTGACTGGAAAACAGCTCTGGCTATCGAAACACCTGCCATGACAGAAAGGTTACTAAAGATTTGGCTCTAGGTACACCATTTGCTCATATCAGCTCTGGGAAACTACGATTTTTGTCCTTCCTAGGTTCACTGTTAATATATTTCCAGTCAGAAGGCTCACCCAGACTGCCTGCATTTCTTCATTTGGAAGTGCAGTGAAAGAGAACAATGAAAAAGTATTGGAAAGTGGATGGCTGAATTTTAATCCATAAAGCACTCTCTGTAACAATAAGCAAGAGACTGGGCAAACTTCTTTCTGGAACAGAGCACAGGAATCCCACTAGCACAACAGAAAGCACACTGTCTCACCATACGCAGGGGTATTTTGCAGCCTAAGGTAAAattattcaacattttttaaacatatgctGTACTTAAGCAAACCTAGTAGGATACGGTCCAGGTGAACCCTGCAAGGACTGTAACACAAGGGCAAGCTCAGAGTGCAGATCTACCCCTCGCATTGGCTCTGACTTCTCTGGAGTCCCTCTTGGTGAGGAATCAGCTCAGTAAACTTTTGAAGATCTTTGAGGCCACCTGAGAATCACCCATCCTTATGCACCAGAACCGCAGCTCTCACCACGTCCTACAAGTGACGGTGTCGCACAAACGGTTTTCCCCAACTCTGAGCAGCCACTGGTCATTGCAGAAGGCAGGTTACAGGGGAGGGTGTTGGGGAAAATAACACCAACATCACAACATGAACCAGAGTTTTGATGCTGCTAAGCCAAGCGGGTCTCCCCAGCACACATCAGTACAGCAGGTTGCAAAATACTTAATTTGCCCTTCCCTGTCAAACAACGACTTCAGTTACAATTTCACCCAAGTTCTGCTGGAACAAGCTCCTCAGAAATTCGGTCTGCTCCAGAGTACCActaccagcaccaccagcattCTGAAGCACAGTATCCCATAGTGTTTTCTGTTAGATACTCACGTTTATGATGAAAGGGATGCTCTTTCCTGTCATTTCCACAAATCTAACTTGCTGCCTAGGAACAAATTCTCACAAGCCACTGGCAAGCCTTAGCAGCACAATAAAACTCTTGCTCCCCGAGCAACATAGGTCTTCGAATTACTCCAAATTACCTCGGTGACCTCTGTGCCCTGGCTGGAGATGGGTCTGAAAGCCCTCACAGGAAAAGGGACTCTGTTTCTTTGAAGGTGTCGACTTGTGGTCACTCAGATAGTCAGCCACAAGCATGAAATGACAAAttgggaaacaaagcaaagcatgcaAAGAGCTAACGCAAAACCAAACCATTTGTGCATCAGGTTAAGGAACTGCTTTTAAGCACAAGTCccaaaaagttatttatttatcctaGAGAGGAGAGCATTTTACAAATCCGTCACCCGGATGTGACAGCTCTTCTTTGTACTCTTTGTGGCAGCAGCAAGACCATAATAAAAAGTATTACTTCTCAGTGACAAAATTCCCATcaatttcaaagggaaatgtgCTCCCGTTCCCTCTTATTGTAATTGTTCTCCAAATTatggaagaaaattttcttgtgtatttcattatttctaacCGTTTAGTCTAGAGGCACAAGCACATGTAGTTCAGAGGTCCTAACACTTCCTTCTCACTACCCACATTTAAGTCATCAGCTGTTTCACACAAGCTCACCTTTGGCAAAACAAGGGGAGCCAGGACGCAGCTCACACAGGCAGAGTCCAGGTGGTGGCCACGAAACACGCGGCTCCTGGTCCTTCGTTTTTAGATGCACCATTTCAAGTAGTGAAGGTCTCTTCTCTAGGGCACTTGGCAAAGCTGCTGCCGTGACTCAGTGGTGCCCCAGTCACTCAGCACCTTCTATCACAGCGCCTCTCTGTTGTGCATCAGAACCAAGTTTTACAAGAAAACCATAAACAAAAAAGATGGTGGTCACCATTTCTGGTAAAAGCATTGCCCTGATTTTTCTATGTCTACCCTCTTTCTCTGTAGTTTCCCTTAGGTGAGggcatttcttccattttaggAGAGTGCACATCACTCTGAGGTTGCATAAAGAGCTGCTACCGTAGCCTGCCACAATGCGGTTATACACATGGttgaaacaaacaataaataaagagaaagacatACAGGTTTTAAATATAGGTTTCCATTAAAAGCATTACAAAGAcaacttctttcattttgaagacaaagaaaaaattcacttctactgaaaaaaaagattaaaaatcacCCCTTTGCAAGTAATTTTAATGAGGAAAggtgcagggaagggagggagagaggacgCGGAGAACTAGCAAGTGTTCAAAAGGGCAGATGCCCACCATCTTGGTCATTTTGCAATGGCACCTTCTTCTCACACAGTCAGGTCAGAGCGCCACAGAGTCCTCACGTGGAGGATTTCACCACCTGCTCGTATGGGGGAGGCGGCGTGTTGCAGTAGGAAGGTGGGGGTGGGTAAACCGGGTTTCCCTGTGGGGAGTTGGGCTGGACGTGGAAAGCCATAGCCATGGGATTCATCACAGGTCCACCTGGATCTGTGTAATACGGCACTCCAGGCTGTTGTGAccctggaagaaagaaagggagagaaaaggtatcaacagcagcagcaacgtCAGGCAGCAGTCATGCTCTTCCAGGGGTTAGGAGAGACCGTGTACCTGTGCTCTGTGCACTCACCAAGTGCTCACCAGACCAAGGACACAGAACCAAGTTTCTCCCATTCCAGGGAAGACCCAGACTGACAGGACTACATTCACTTTTCAAGATTTCAGCAAAAAGTTTCAATTTTGCATGCCATGGAAATAACTTAGTGGAATGAAGGACACCACTGCCCCAGCAAAATGCCATTTGAAAGGGAGCCCTCCTTGGTTCTCCAGACAGAAGAACTGTCATGCCTACAGAAAGGAATCTCAGATGGACCAAAAGGGGGTTCCTGTTGCACCTCCCAACTCAGGTGGGAAGTCTTCTGAGACAAAGAGGTCTTCACAGATTATTTTCTAACATCCTGGGTTCTCTTGTATGTCAGAGCACATCTCAGACAGACCCATTTCCCCTCTAAGACCGGATATGGCTAAGGAGTAAACAGGTACAAAGCAACAGTCTGAGTTGAAGCCAATTACGGCTGGCTAACAAAATGGGACAATATTGTTCAGCACAGATTAAATTTAGGAAACgacagcagagcctgcagggaCAAGGAGAGGAAACTTACAATCAAACACTAAATTCCTTAATTGTGACACATGAGGAGTAACAGAGAGCGCTGCCGTGAGGAGTAATGGAAATAGCATGTAACCCTCCTCAGACATCACAATGTCCAGTGGAAGACTACTAAATGCAATTTTGGCAATTAAAGTCACAGAGCGCCTCTATCTCAATATGTTAAttagtttccttttcttcctctctgtctctttAAACAAGGCTGGACTggaagtttatatatatatattatgacTGAGCAACacactttcttcttttggtAGTAGTCTATCTTTCCTATAATGAAACAGCCTCTAAGGGATTTTCAACtcaatctttcattttcatgacTTGCTGACTCTAGGACTCAGTATTACCACAGAAGGAATACAGGCATCTTGAAGCCTTAGGCATCCTTTAGTACTTTAAGCATTCGGGAAGGACTTACATACCGCATCCAAAAATGCACCCTTACAATATTAAGATCAGATTGGTCAAGCCATAATGCCCACGGATGCAACTAATCCCAGAGCCTGGAGTGTCTGGCTCAGGAGGTTTTTTTTGGATGCTTATCagcaaagaggacagaaagcAGATTGTGAATGCAGTTATTTCCTTCATAAcaagaaggattttttctttttgcctatGTGAGGGAAAAAGGctgctccacagcctctcttcCTTTGCTGTGGAGATGAGGAACCCTTGTTCTGCTTCCACCCAGCATTAGCACgcagctgcaggagagccaGGCTGGGAAAAGGACCCAAGTACTCCTTCTCCAGAGTCTGTGCTAATATCCTCTTAGCACAGAGCActttttcttaagcttttttgtttcaaacttaaatcctgctcagctctgcagtttccaggtgcacagggagaaaagaagtAAGGTAGCTAGCTCGCTGCActctgttatttttagaaaaaccGGTGTTTTCAAACCCAgcattttcattgcatttctgCACCACCAGCTGTCCCTCAGCGCACAGAAACTCAAAAAGGAAGCCATGAACTAGGGCACACGCAGCACCTCACAAACCCACGCAGCAGGGGATCACAACAGAGACACCAAGAAGGTGCAGGAATTCAGAAAAGGCAGGACAGCAAGCGAGGAACAGGGAAAGCACTTGGGATTGCTAAGAGACTGACTCCAAGTTCAGcaaaacaagtacaaaaaaagttttggtgGGCTTAGCTCAGATCCCAAAGCTTTtacaaacagcaacagcaatcTGGAAGTAGGTGGCACAAGCAAGCTACCAAAGGTCTCgtgcttattttatatttgctcaCAATTTGTATTCCATGAGGTGtcatgaaaaactaaaaacatgtTCTAAAATTAAATCTGGCATTCACCAATCCAGCCAAAGACGCTCCTTGTTTACATAATCTTGGAGTTATTTTTCAGGCTTAAAAATATCCTTTAGTTAGTTTCATTCCCCGCCTCCAAACCTccactgctgaaaaataaatactctcTGGGGAAATGcgtggaaagcagaaaaacagatgctgaatggatgctttccaaaaataaaataaaaaaataaaaaaatgaaaataaaaaaccaacaatttaggatttaaaaaaaaggtgattaGAGTGATGGTTTGTGTCTGTAACATCTCTTTATCCATTTAGACCTGTGACAGAGAGGGAGAAGTGCATGTCTATGAGCACACGCTAAAGAATGCAAGAAAGAGCACTTCAAAAATCTGTACAATGCATGAGGGTGTCCAACAGCATGCATGATGGAGGGGAGAGCCTGAATGCTCCATCTCTGTACAATGGTTGTAGTCAGAGCTcgctgaaatgttttttatgaCACTTTTCTAAGGAGGTTGTCTAGTATGCCACAGAGATGTGATGGTTTAGAAAATGACTTTTAACAAAGAAGTTCGAGGCAAAAGTTCAATGCAAAATACTCACTTGTATTTCCACTTCCAAGGCAgtgtgaaacaaaaacaaattgcCAGTTCCTAAAAACTTGCCAGAAAAGGTTGTTATCCTCTGGCTTAAGCTCACTCTAATATATCTTGTGACAAAATGACAGCCCAGGAAGAAAAGTGCCATTGTACCAAGCAAGCCTGCATATGTGTGCCTTCACAGGCAAGTGTGAGCACTCTCTTTTGCCATTGGTAGACTGGTCAAAAATGTCTTGGTTTGGCCTTGCTGAGACTGGGAAAAGGCAAGCACCTGAACATGCATTCAGGTGTCATCTCAGCACTGCGCATCTTCCAACTAGAGGCAGCTGGATTTAAAACGCTCCCACCAGGTACAGACATCTTCTGCTTACAGGTGAGTCTTAACTCTGCAGGATTCTCCCAACTGGGACTCTCTAACAGCCAGAGGGTAAGACATAAGAAGCTTAGAAACAGTACTGCCAGAGAAGCCATCACTAGGTAGATCCTCTTGATGCTCACAGCCACGACTGACCAGAGAGCAATCACATTGACAAAGGCAGAActttgccacaaaaaaaaacctagcaTGGAACATGGAAGGCAAATCAAAAGAGAAGACTTGCAATACTGCCAGACCACAGAATAATAATATTGGGCTTTCCTTCACCCCTGCCAAATGCTATTAACTatatttaaaactcttttttcatattcctcacatgaagaaaatgtcactgctgATTTTGGCTACCTATCACCTTGTCTACACTGCAAAGTGAGCACTTGCCATCCCATTCATGGGTACACAGCTGTAAAGATGCTAGGAACCATAATGGAAGGGAACTGAAAGTTGTGTTATCCTGGGTTTCAAAATACTGTTGCACACTGCTGCTCCATGATGCCATTTGGAAGGCAGAACTTCATTCATCAGAGGAGGTGGCTGAATGGTTTAGTGCAGGGAAATTCCTTGTCCAAATCCCCcagttttcaaaaagcaaacccaCCCACCCActcccaaaagaaaacaaacaaacaaacaaaaaacaacccacacaATTTCTAATGATTTGGCAAATATAAGATATTAATGGAATTTGTTAAGTGAGCAGTCTCTGACCTGATGCAGTGTTGACTGGTTGTCTGGTGTAAGACACATTAAAAGTAGGTTCTTCTACTAGTGGAGGAGGGTACATCCGCCTTCGGATAAAGAAACCAGCTCCACAACAGA
The genomic region above belongs to Cygnus atratus isolate AKBS03 ecotype Queensland, Australia chromosome 2, CAtr_DNAZoo_HiC_assembly, whole genome shotgun sequence and contains:
- the VOPP1 gene encoding vesicular, overexpressed in cancer, prosurvival protein 1 isoform X1, with translation MRCLQPGVALLLSLLWECTEAKKHCWYFEGLYPTYYICRSYEDCCGSRCCVRALSIQRLWYFWFLLMMGVLFCCGAGFFIRRRMYPPPLVEEPTFNVSYTRQPVNTASGSQQPGVPYYTDPGGPVMNPMAMAFHVQPNSPQGNPVYPPPPSYCNTPPPPYEQVVKSST
- the VOPP1 gene encoding vesicular, overexpressed in cancer, prosurvival protein 1 isoform X2, with translation MLRVTHKWLARTDRCRSYEDCCGSRCCVRALSIQRLWYFWFLLMMGVLFCCGAGFFIRRRMYPPPLVEEPTFNVSYTRQPVNTASGSQQPGVPYYTDPGGPVMNPMAMAFHVQPNSPQGNPVYPPPPSYCNTPPPPYEQVVKSST